The DNA window TAACAATACCAAAAAGGAATTTATAAATTCATACCTGGAATCAAGGTCAGATCCGGACGACACCCTTAGTGCACTGAATTGATAATCGCAATTTTTCTTAAGTTaacttacaaatttaaaaaaaattaaaaaaacattaaggCATTCctctttaaaaacatatttaggaAATCAAAAATGGATGTCAATGCATTTtccaaaaatgtgtttttcagTCGACTTTATCTTCACagaaattaattaataaaaaacatatggcAAATTCCAGTGCTTGTAATTGCATCTTACATAACTACCTTAATGAATGACAAGCACATTgttgctattatttttttttatattttttttatatctatatcatgTATAGTTTGCCATTTGTGTTTATGGATAAACCTCATATAAGTTAAAGCTTGTTTACATACCAGGTCACGTGTTTTTATTTCTAAGTAAtgaacaaaagatttttttaagttaatacATTATAATAAGAAAGTACTAATACTGTAAATTATAACTATCTTATTACAGTTTTCTATGacaataatataaattcaactaaaatcaattttctatgtaaaaaagaataattataatttcTATGATGATTAAGTACAGGATTATAAAAAGACTTTTGACAAAAAGGATCAAATAATCAGAACAAGCAAGAATAGTGctgatttattttcaaatcaatttaacTTTAACATAGTGTATAtggaatattttttaacttcttACATTATGTTTAATAATATGTTCCATATTAATGTCTATTTTCCATTAATTAGCAATTAAACCTTAGACTTTGGGAGGAAaggattaaataattaaaacaggcgagacaaatataaaacagttttgatttattttcagatCAATTCTGTGTTAAACTAAAACACATTGCATATGGTGTATATTTTTAACTTCTtacattatatttacattatatttaataatataattagCGATTacacttttgattttggaaGGAAAGGattaaatgatatattgaatagttctaatttatttcaaatcaattcTGCCTTTAACTAAACACAGTGCATATGGAGTAATGTTTACTTCTTACattaaatttgataatattcactatatctattgtccattttttataaattagcaATTACGTTTTGGACTTTGGAAGGAAAGGATTAActacaatgtaattaaaacaagcgagacaaatattgaatatttcagATTTATTCTCAAATCAAATTCTGCATTAATCTATAACGCAGTGCATTTAGagtattttcaatttcttacattatatttaataatattctCCATATTTATTGTCCATTTTCTATTAATTAGCAATTAAACTTTCTTAAGAATCTTATTCTAATATGTCAACAGACTTACCTTCTCCGTTAACGTTCCTTCTGTTGACGGTCGTTGCcctgttctaaaaataaaaatgtcgaCTTGACCTGGTTGGCGCGTAATCGGAACGTTGATTCTGTACTGAAATCCTATAAATAGAATATGATGGGTTAGCCTTGATTACAGACAAACTAGAATAGGAATATTGGCTActgatgataaatatttttcatgatgaTTTAGATAATAGCGATGTATGAATGTATTTCGCATTACTATGTCTGTACAGTCAATGTATATGCTTGAAGCTAAACGTAACACACTTGTgaaattttttacatatttttattgattatataaaCAGTGTTAACTTATCTTATAAAAAAGCggataatataaatgtatgttgcTACGGAAATTGCATCAAAACTTAAAGGAATAATATGGTTAGATATCGAAGTCATCAACGCGTCACAATAAACCAAGGGATCACAAGTGGTAAAATAAAGTccattatataataaaactattcacgtttgttgaccgttatgatATATTACAATTGAAATgtttatgtgacattttttacCATATTAGTGTCATTTATCTcgagtttttatttatttggatCTCAGAGatttggatacattttgtttctcttGTGGCATTATGAGCAAAGgaagttttctttataattcAGTTGAAATGACATATGAATTACATAGCAGccttattaaaaattaataggTTATTCGTTACAATATATAATATCtaaatatcattttatgtaATGGTTAAATCACACTATTGACGAGAAACATTGTTTTTGGTATTGTATATACGATACTGCTTTGCGatgtgtatatatttcaaaataaataaattataatattatacacaAGAGTCTTCAAATCtaaatttcttaatattttttgaacTATTGTTCTCCATTCTTTATAAAGTTTCAAGATATTTCTTTACTCTTTACATTTATGAACACCTTAATATTGTTGTTAtgttctttgtttgttttgctgaTTTTTTCCATCGTATTGCCCAATTATTCGCTCGGCTGTAAACCCCTATTAAACCATCATACAGACTGTAGAGATAAGGCAACGGCTATTTCACTTCATGGGGGTGAATATGTTCTTTTCCTGTACAAATAGTTTTATCCCTAATTTGAGCCCATAACAACATACCCCTTTTGAATGTATTGGTTACTCCCTAAGGGAAACAGGCAGCAGTAAAGGCATAATAACAATAAGGTGCTAACATatagagaaaagaaataaaaagagtGCGGAATTATAAAGAATAGATATCAATGAGCAAACCAAATtaagaataaagataaaaaacaaaacaaaaaacaacccagAAACGACCTCAATTCAGACCTACGTATATAAGTTTTCAAGACCGAACTGTAatgcaaattaataaaaaaaaaaaaaaaagagtcacGAACACTTATAAGAAAAAGCACTAGCACTCAATGGAATtagtgaaaaacaaatatcttatTCCTGATTTGTTTCACGCATTTTCTATTTATCGTATATGTATATGAACAAAATGGTGTTGTAAGATTTGTTCTGGCATACAACGTATATGAGATGAGATAGcattcagttttttgtttttttttattttgtaagcaaaccttatattttattaaaaatgataaatgtatttatgtttattcgattataattatataagaaaaaaaaatcctgatttATCCGTACTGGCATTCACATTAACTTGAAAATACTTAAAAACAtcgaaaaatctttaaaatactAGCACATCACTCAGAAATAAAAAGCTATTTATAAAATCGACTACACGGTAtgaagtttttcatttttgaagggTGTACACAGACCTGTAATTTCTTAAAAACACGTATTCGAACTCTGATGGATAATTGTCTACTTGCATAAGACCTCATATGAAAGGTCTTTGACCTGTTTATTATAAGGTTGATTGGTATATCAGGTACGGCGAAATGATCTGTGTAGGTCGCTTTGAACTTTTGAGTATACATCATTCACATTATAATACAATTCATTGAAAGCGATTATTAATACTCTGTGTGCTGTGACCCGAAActtctttttaaagtttttatcgaCTTGTAAGTGTCCTCGACTGAACTTCCTTGTTTATTATTAGATCAACCAATCAGATTTGATGTTGTTTTGGGTTACAGACCGttaaatatatttcagattGTTACATGTCGGAAAAATTACAACTTGTAACACCTTGAATTAATGACCGAGATCTGATATGCTTCACTTATAACGAGTACTTTGTGTTAATGATTGGAAAAAAGTAATTCTGCAAGGGTTTTGTATAAAAcgaaataatgattgaaaaactaaataatgattgaaataacaaataatgattgaaaaagaaacaatgaTTGAAACGGAAATTTTGCAAGGGTTTCATATAcataaattgatttaaataaataatgttagaGCAATacgatttacagaaaaaatgtaaaattaattatacaatGCATACCTTGAATAACATCAAGTATGCATTTAATAGAGGCTGACATTTGaagcaattaatttttttttggcagaaaTAACATTAAGATTAAGGGGACGATTGAGTTGAGATAGATTATTGATCATTTAaacttattacatgtataataataaacaaatcttCCCATTTGGTCAAGATATATTGGTCTAGCGATACTACATTATATCTTGATTTTAAGATTttctacaaaacaaaattgaatgcTAGTCAATTATAACTATACAAGTGTGTTTGAgtgcaaaaaaggggggttacCTTATAGTTTTCCTGTGAACTTTTATTCGAAAGTTTTCGGAACGACGTCAACGGATAATCATTTACTGTCAAACAAGCGTTACGAACTCATGTACTTAAAACTGAATTTATTTTCTGAACCAATATCAATctgtttatgaaatttaaatatagtttttataataCCATACTTCATTGTCCATCAATGAAAAACGGATCAGACACAAGTCAACCACATAATAATGAGATGCGTAAAAGAGGGGTATGTACACGGAAGAACGCGAAATAAAATTGCCATTTCACGATGaacgaaaaattcaaaatatcctGCACGTTGATCTTTTTACCAATATCATGAAACGAACCTTTTTCACGACTGtacgtgaaataaaaatggcaaaacacgTTGCACGAAAACAAACCTTTACATCCCTCAtcaaaataaatggtttgtttatactttttaatcattataaaatatcCCACTCGTCAGACATAATGACACGGTCAATAACCTTGTATATATGACCTGTATTAAGATCAGCCTGTTCTAGAAATGTCATGTGTAACCTTAATATAAATTGATCAAGGTAAAATATGTATACGAATACATTTTTATTAGATTAGAAAGTACTTTATCTTCACTTCCGAGCACTGAAGTGTTAAACCGTACCAAAttgatattcaatattttatgctATTATATAACACATACGGTTTTGATATACGAACGTTTTGTTTCGGATCTTCCTAATATTGGATAAAAGTATTGCTTAATTCGCTGTTCACATCTCGTTTGCAACAAATTGTAACAAGGTAAAAGTGATGATCTgttcttaaaaaaaaggaaactcACTCTTCTACAAAGTGAGGAAGATGACGATTGCTTTCCATATGTTTAAATGCTTAATTCTCTGCAATATCGTACTTTATGTggccttttcaattttttggacCCGAGAgccactaatgagtcttttgttgacGAGATGCGCGTCTAGCGCGAACACAAAATGTATCCTGCTATCTAAGTTTATTTCCGTTGATTGAAAGACGAGCGTTTggtttttgtcagatttttttataaacctaTCGCTCATACATTTACTTTTGGGTTCGCTATATATTTcgattattttgattatttcctTTACTCAAATTGTAAAAAACTGTCACtgattgtatatacatgtacatgtatatagtactAAGTCAGAAATCACATTTGTTATAAGATAGTtcgtttcaaaaatgtatgttgcattaaccttttttcttaatttttttcagtGTTTCTCTTGTTCCGTCGTTACCCTTttaaagttgatgtgtttccctctgtCATAGTCGTAACCCAGATTGTTTTCTTCTCTCAAACGATTTATGACGTTTGAACAACGGTATGCTGCTGCTCCCATTATAGCGAGACAGTGATGCTTACATGGTAAGAGACCCTTTAAGCGAACTATTTGATGATAGTCTTGAAATTCATACAATTTCCTCATTTTTCGGGCACCAACTTGATTtgtattttcaattgatttatgagatgttttcttcatttaacTACTATTGCCTAAATAGATTTAATTCTAATGAGAAGAAAGACAACTCTGACAAAAAACTAATGACGATTATTGTGTGTGAGAGCATTGTCCATATTTATTTTGacgatttttgaaataataacaataatgataataaattctttatttaacgaAGATTCTCATTTGACATACTATTGTTCTCACAAGATCACTAAGATGAACAAAACATGTAACAATCAATGCATacaattatatcaaataatagAGGTGTacacaataacaaatgtatataaacaagCACGGAAAACTTGGCATGGCAAGAATATCAAAATTAGTTGCGGTTTAAATGATTACGACActaaaatatacattataatgGAATAAACAGTCAGTTGTAAGTTAACAATCTTTGGTAAATATCTAACCGCTTGATTACTGAGTCAGTTTATGTCATTCAGACGATTTAATGCTGATATCCCTAGCAATTAATTAAACATTCGGTTAATTTACTTGCAGTCGTTGCAGTTCTTTTCAATATCTTTTCAGACAATTCCAAATACTGTTTATGTGGAAAGGTTCATCTCAACTACGGAACAGTCCGAAGATAAACTTAACTTATATTCTCCCTCACTACGTTCGTCCGAATATAAAGTAATTAATATTCTATGGCCTTAACAAAGAACAAACGACATAAAGTAGGTGTGCTACTCGCTATAACCTTTAATTCTATACAAAACAACAATGTATGTACcacatacaaacataataacaataatatcatAATTCCAATTACAAATTCACATTAAATCAACCGTGAATACACGTGTCTACTTTTAGGCTATAGCGAGAGTCGATGGTCAGAAAGATGACCGCACGGGTTTTAAGTGCGGACAAATGGTCACatgtcatgaatattcatgaactaCTTACGTACGAcgaactaaattttatttatattctccCTCACTACGTTCGTCCGAATATAAAGTAATTAATATTCTATGGCCTTAACAAAGAACAAACGACATAAAGTAGGTGTGCTACTCGCTATAACCTCGAGACAAAGGGAAAAAATAGCAAATTCATAGTATAATTGAGCTGAATAATATCaccaaaattgttaaatatctATAACCTGTTATATACCAAGATTTGACGAAACCGTTAGTTGCTTTTTAACAGAATCTTTGATATAACCATCTTTAGCAAAATCGGTACGCCACCTTCCATGCTCTTTAATTAAACGATCAGAAACGTCATTTCTTGCAGCAGCAGTTGCACCACCGCTGCGCAAACTATGAAGACAAAAAAGTTTACAATCAAGACCAATCGCAGTTAATGTGCCCAAAAGTAACTCCCTAGCTCTAGTATAAGATAACGGACGATTAACCTCTGCTAACTTATAAGAATTTATTGACTTAAAAAATCTAACAGAACGAAACACATATTGATTAGAATCCAAAGCCAATTTAGCTAAATTAATGTATGTCAATAACCAAACTACTGGACAGGTAGGcaaatttgttttagaaattataaCATTATTACCCCTTCTATATACATCAGTTTTCCCAGTTTCAATATTCAAGGAAACATAAGTGTCAAAAAATTTTATGttacacatttttaaatttgctaTCCCACTGTAGCGTAAAAATCCTGCATAACCAACTAACATCATAGCACAAATTCTAACATTCGGTAAATGAGCACGATCACTACCAATTTTGTCCACTATCTTCTGTAAATGATCTGCTGTAATTGgctcttttttcaaaactggttTACTTAGAATTCTCTTAGCTCCTTCAATCATCATCTGAAAAAGCTTGTCTTCACACGGATTGCACACTAAACTGAAATCATGATACCACTTTATGCTATAAAAATGAGCTAATAAAACAGACTCAGATACGGATCGCTGCACAAGGCCACTAATATAAACTGCAACGGAGGATACACTTGCAGGTAACGGAATAACTTTATATGAAATACAccattctttaaatttttt is part of the Mytilus trossulus isolate FHL-02 chromosome 13, PNRI_Mtr1.1.1.hap1, whole genome shotgun sequence genome and encodes:
- the LOC134694773 gene encoding uncharacterized protein LOC134694773 produces the protein MMIEGAKRILSKPVLKKEPITADHLQKIVDKIGSDRAHLPNVRICAMMLVGYAGFLRYSGIANLKMCNIKFFDTYVSLNIETGKTDVYRRGNNVIISKTNLPTCPVVWLLTYINLAKLALDSNQYVFRSVRFFKSINSYKLAEVNRPLSYTRARELLLGTLTAIGLDCKLFCLHSLRSGGATAAARNDVSDRLIKEHGRWRTDFAKDGYIKDSVKKQLTVSSNLGI